CTCTCCCGAGTCTCCGGTGGCACTTTTTTGTTCAGCAGCAAGCGCCGTCAGGCGGCGCCCCCCACCGCTCAGCGCACCTGCTGCGCCAGCTCGCCCCTGGCGTATTTCTCGGCCATCACGCTCATCGGGATGCCCTTGATCTTTGCGCCCTGGCCTTCGCAGCCGAATTCCAGATAACGCTGCTTGCACACGGCCTTGGCGGCTTCACGCGCCGGCTTCATCCATTCGCGCATGTCGAACTTGGAGGGGTTCTCGTGCATGAACTTGCGCACCGCACCGGTCATCGCCATGCGGATGTCGGTGTCGATGTTGATCTTGCGCACGCCGTACTTGATGGCTTCCTGGATTTCCTTCACCGGCACGCCGTAGGTCTGCTTCATGGCACCGCCGTACTGGTTGATGATGTCCAGCAGGTCCTGCGGCACGCTGGAGGAGCCGTGCATCACCAGGTGCGTGTTGGGGATGCGGGCGTTGATTTCCTTCACGCGGCTGATGGCCAGCACGTCGCCCGTGGGCGGACGGGTGAACTTGTAGGCGCCGTGGCTGGTGCCGATGGCGATGGCCAGTGCGTCCAGCTGAGTGGCGGCCACGAACTGGGCGGCTTCCTCGGGGTCGGTCAGCATCTGGCTGTGGTCCAGCTTGCCGACGGCGCCCACGCCGTCTTCCTCACCCGCTTCACCGGTTTCCAGGCTGCCCAGGCAGCCCAATTCGCCCTCGACGGTGGCGCCGATCTTGTGCGCCATGGCCACGACCTGCTTGGTCACGTCCACGTTGTAGGCGAAATCGGCGGGGGTCTTGCCGTCTTCACGCAGCGAGCCGTCCATCATCACGGAGCCGAAGCCCAGATCGAGCGCGCCCTGGCAGATGGCGGGGCTGGTGCCGTGGTCCTGGTGCATCACCAGCGGAATGTGGGGATAGGCTTCGGCGGCGGCCTGGATCAGGTACTTGATGAAGTGCTCGCCGGCATACTTGCGCGCGCCTGCGCTGGCCTGCAGGATCACGGGTGCGCCGACTTCATCGGCGGCAGACATCACGGCCTGCACCTGCTCCAGGTTGTTGACGTTGAAAGCCGGGATGCCGTAACCGTTTTCGGCGGCGTGGTCCAGCAGTTCGCGCATGGAAACGAGTGCCATGGAAGAGTCCCCTCAGAAGTTGAAAAGCGATACAACCCGCCCTCCGGGGCAGGCCTGGATGTCATTGCGATGAAATTTGCGCCATTTTAGCCTGCCGGGGCGATTCGGGCACCCTTGTCGCAGGGCGCAGCAGGGACAAGTGCGCGCCCCTTGCGCTGGCGCAAGCTGCACCGGGCAGCCCGCACACTTCAGGCCGCGCGGCAGATCTTCAGCATGTTGGTGCCGCCCGGCGCCCCCATCGGCTCGCCGCAGGTGATGGCGTAGATATCGCCGCTCTGCAGCACCCCGCCCGCCTTGAGCTGGCGTTCGGCCTGGTGCAGCACGGTGTCGCGGTCGGCATGGGTGTCCATCAGCATGGTCTGCACGTTGCGGTACAGCGCCATGCGCCGCTGCGAGGCCACCTTGGGCGTGAGCGCGTAGATGGGGATGTTGACGCGATGGCGGCTCATCCACAGCGCGGTGGAACCCGATTCGGTCAGCGCCACGATCGCCTTGGCACCCAGATGCTGCGCCGTGAACAGCGCACCCAGCGCGATCGACTGGTCGATGCGGGTGAAGTTCTGCCCGGTGAAGTCTGCGTCGGTATTCATGGCCGGGTCGAAGCGCTCGGCCGCCTCGCAGATCTGCGCCATTTCGCGCACCGTCTGCAGCGGATACTTGCCGGCCGCCGTCTCGGCAGAGAGCATCACCGCATCGGTGCCGTCCAGCACCGCATTGGCCACATCGCTCACCTCGGCGCGCGTGGGGATGGGGTTGCTGATCATGCTCTCCATCATCTGCGTGGCCGTGATCACCACCTTGTCGAGCTGGCGGGCGAGGCGGATCATGTGCTTCTGCAGCGCCGGCACGGCCGCATTGCCCACCTCCACAGCCAGATCGCCGCGCGCCACCATGATGCCGTCGCTGGCCTGCAGGATGGATTCGAGCCGCGGAATGGCCTCGGCGCGCTCGATCTTGGCGATCAGGAACGGCCGGTGACCCAACCCGGCACCCGCCACATGGCAGAGCTGGCGCGCCATTTCCATGTCGGTGGCGCTTTTCGGGAAACTCACCGCCACATAGTCGGCCTCGAACGCCATGGCGGTCTTGATGTCCTCCATGTCCTTGCCGGTCAGCGCCGGCGCGGACAGGCCGCCGCCCTGCTTGTTGATGCCCTTGTTGTTGGAAAGCTCGCCGCCCTCCACCACCGTGGTGTGCACCGCCCGTCCGCGCACGGCATCCACCTTCAGCGTGATCAGACCGTCGTTGAGCAGCAGCATGTCGCCGGGCTTGACGTCATTCGGCAGCTCCTTGTAGTCCAGCCCCACGCCCTCGATGTCGCCCGGCTCGGTGCGGTCCGCATCCAGCACGAAGGGCTGGCCGCTTTCCAGCTGCACCTTGCCTTCGGCGAACTTGCCGACACGGATCTTGGG
The DNA window shown above is from Brachymonas denitrificans and carries:
- the fba gene encoding class II fructose-bisphosphate aldolase (catalyzes the reversible aldol condensation of dihydroxyacetonephosphate and glyceraldehyde 3-phosphate in the Calvin cycle, glycolysis, and/or gluconeogenesis), with product MALVSMRELLDHAAENGYGIPAFNVNNLEQVQAVMSAADEVGAPVILQASAGARKYAGEHFIKYLIQAAAEAYPHIPLVMHQDHGTSPAICQGALDLGFGSVMMDGSLREDGKTPADFAYNVDVTKQVVAMAHKIGATVEGELGCLGSLETGEAGEEDGVGAVGKLDHSQMLTDPEEAAQFVAATQLDALAIAIGTSHGAYKFTRPPTGDVLAISRVKEINARIPNTHLVMHGSSSVPQDLLDIINQYGGAMKQTYGVPVKEIQEAIKYGVRKINIDTDIRMAMTGAVRKFMHENPSKFDMREWMKPAREAAKAVCKQRYLEFGCEGQGAKIKGIPMSVMAEKYARGELAQQVR
- the pyk gene encoding pyruvate kinase, coding for MRHHATKIVATIGPASSTPEMLEAMIQAGVSVVRLNFSHGTAQDHIDRARMVREAAQKAGREVAIMADLQGPKIRVGKFAEGKVQLESGQPFVLDADRTEPGDIEGVGLDYKELPNDVKPGDMLLLNDGLITLKVDAVRGRAVHTTVVEGGELSNNKGINKQGGGLSAPALTGKDMEDIKTAMAFEADYVAVSFPKSATDMEMARQLCHVAGAGLGHRPFLIAKIERAEAIPRLESILQASDGIMVARGDLAVEVGNAAVPALQKHMIRLARQLDKVVITATQMMESMISNPIPTRAEVSDVANAVLDGTDAVMLSAETAAGKYPLQTVREMAQICEAAERFDPAMNTDADFTGQNFTRIDQSIALGALFTAQHLGAKAIVALTESGSTALWMSRHRVNIPIYALTPKVASQRRMALYRNVQTMLMDTHADRDTVLHQAERQLKAGGVLQSGDIYAITCGEPMGAPGGTNMLKICRAA